A section of the Corynebacterium auris genome encodes:
- a CDS encoding demethylmenaquinone methyltransferase translates to MAKADLEKKPFDVARMFDAVGSRYDITNTVLSFGLDAYWRRRARERLALRPGEKVLDLAAGTAVSTVELAKSGAWVVACDFSQGMLAAGARRNVPKVVGDAMHLPFADASFDAVTISYGLRNVHDFEAGLREMARVTKPGGRLLVNEFSTPVVPVFRTVYKEYLPRALPLLARAFSSNPEAYEYLAESISAWPGQEELAAALNRNGWSDAGWQDLTLGVVALHSAVKEG, encoded by the coding sequence ATGGCCAAGGCAGACCTGGAGAAAAAGCCCTTCGACGTGGCGCGCATGTTCGACGCGGTGGGCAGCCGATACGACATCACCAACACGGTCCTGTCCTTCGGCCTGGACGCGTACTGGCGCCGCCGCGCCCGCGAGCGCCTCGCGCTGCGGCCCGGGGAAAAAGTGCTCGACCTCGCCGCGGGCACAGCCGTGTCCACCGTTGAGCTGGCCAAGTCCGGGGCGTGGGTCGTGGCCTGCGATTTCTCCCAGGGCATGCTCGCCGCGGGGGCGAGGCGGAACGTCCCCAAGGTCGTCGGCGACGCCATGCACCTGCCCTTCGCCGACGCGAGCTTCGACGCCGTGACCATCTCCTACGGCCTGCGCAACGTCCACGACTTCGAGGCCGGGTTGCGCGAAATGGCGCGCGTGACCAAGCCGGGCGGCAGGCTGCTCGTCAACGAGTTCTCCACCCCCGTCGTTCCGGTTTTCCGCACCGTGTATAAGGAATACCTGCCGCGCGCCCTGCCGCTTCTGGCCCGCGCTTTTTCCTCTAACCCGGAGGCCTACGAATACCTCGCGGAATCCATCAGCGCCTGGCCCGGCCAGGAGGAGCTCGCCGCCGCGCTCAACCGCAATGGCTGGTCCGACGCCGGCTGGCAGGACCTCACCCTCGGCGTCGTGGCGCTGCACAGCGCCGTCAAGGAGGGCTAG